A stretch of DNA from Lentisphaera araneosa HTCC2155:
CAGAAGTCGCGCTTTTGCTGATCGCATAAAAGCTTGATTTTTCGAAAGTCATCGAGATGCTTTGTGTTATCGGTCCAAGACCACACACCAGGAAAATGTTCCAAAACCTTTTTCGTTAAATTGTGATTGGCAGGAAAGCGTAAATCATACATGAAAGCAGCTTTCACACCAATCTTTATCGCCAAGTCATCATGGGCTTTTGCGACCTCCGCAATACGTTCGGGAAAACGATCTATTAACCAGGGTTGATGTTCCATTGTATCCGCAAGAGCATCGTTATTCCAAAGATAAAAAATAACGCGACCATCGGGAGTTTTCAGCCATGAATCATAGCCCTCCACCTTCTGAAACAAACTGCGAATCGAACCGGACCAACGGTCAATCTTCTCGCTTTGTGTCCCTTCATTAGCATTGGATAAACAGAGGGTGAATTTGAAGTCGGGGTAATGTTCCGCTGCCACTTTAAAAAAAGTCGCCACTACTTCGTTATAATTTTTCATGAAGCCCTGGTGAATGACCTCGGGGTAATAAAAATGAAAAGCTTCCAAGCCAGCCACATGAGCTGCGCGCAATTCCTGCTCCACAACTTGCTCTAAACTGCGCTCCCCGCGTTTAAACAAAAACATATCCATGGGAGCCACTTGGTTAAGGCCTCCAAATTTTGCGAATTCACCATTTCGAGCATACCAAGATTTATTGCGACTCAAACCGCCCGGACGAGCCCCAAAATCATAATCAATATCTCCAGTCATAAAGTGCGCTACCAAGGTTTTTTTATCCGTCATTGGCAAGTCTAAAAGTTCTTGAGTACTCAAAATTTTGATGGGCTCGGCTTTTTTAGGCTGGGCAGTGGCTTCCTGCACTTGCTTTTGTTGACAAGCTTGGCAAAGCCAAAAGGCGATTAAAATATATAGGTAACGCATAAGGGGTCTCTTGTTTAAATTTCTATAGAGCTTTGTCTGTTGCGGAATTGTGCCATCACATCATAAGCTTCGGCTAGAATTTCGCGATCTGCTTTCTTGACATTCTCTAAGCGAAATTCGTTGAGCTGCGCTTGAGAGCTAGCCCACTTCTCATAAACTTCTGTGTAACGGGAATCATTTTTCACCGTACTCAAGATGTAGTATTCCAATTCGTTATCAATCAGGTAAAAGCGCTTCAAAACTTGCGGGTCTTTATTCCCTCTGAGATCTTTCCACTGAGAATACATCATTTTGAAGTGCGCGTCATTTTTGGCGACTGTATCCCATAAGGAGAGAGCCTCTTTATGCTTGGCAATGGCTAAGTCTTCGCTGAGTTTATAGACATTTGAGTTTTTTGCCAAGGTCTTGACCACGGTGTGTTTAGCTTTTTTATAAGGCGCTAAGTCCACTTGGCCCATGAGACTGAATGACATTGAAATAAGTAAGATTAAAAACTTCATTTTTTTCCTTTGAGTTAATTATTTGCTCGGCGAAACAAATCGTTTTTTCACCGTCTGATATTGATTACGCAAAGAAAAATCAGAACTGACAAAAAACCTTCAAAAAAATCATTTTTTGTCTTTAGAACGCGCTCGAACTTCCTTAATTAACAAGGGAATCGCCGGTTCCACCATGCCATGGCCATAGCCATCCAACTCCAAAATCTTCGTCTCTTTATGCCCCACAACTTTCATCATGCGATACATATAAGCATTCTCCTCATACCTACCTAACATTTCCAATTCGCGATCGCCCGTAATTAAGAGCAAGGGAGGAGCTTCTTTACGTACGTGATAAAGTGGTGCCAAATCATCGATGAGCGGTTGTTTACCAGAAATCCCCATCTCCTTGCGCGCCGTAAAATGCGTTATGGTGTGTCCACTAAAAGGAATGAGTCCTGCTATCTCATCCGCATTAATTTGATGTTTTTCTAAATAACTTTTATCTAAGCCCACCATGCCCACTAAATAGCCCCCTGCTGAATGGCCCGATAAAAATATTTTATCTTTCGCGCCACCGAGCTTTTCAATGTTTTTGAAAGTCCAAGCCACTGCTGAAGCGGCATCTTCTATACACTGGCGCACTTTCACTTTCGGACTCAAACGATAATTCACCGCAACCACTGCCATGCCTTGTTTCAAAAGCCCTTCAGGAACCTTCTTTTTACCGGCAGTTAATCCACCTCCATGAAACCAAACGATAGTCGAAAAGTTTTTTTCTTTAGTAGGATAATAAAGGTCCAATACACAGCGCTCTTGGATATACGCATCTTTTTCAAGCTTGTCGTAATAAGAAAGATTGTACAAAGTTTTATAGTCGCTAGCAGTCAATTGAGTCGTGAGCAACACTAAAAAGACATAAATTATTTTCATATTTGTTTCCATTTTTAATAAAAAAAGCCCGTCTTGGACAGGCTCAACTTAAAGTATTCAAAATTTGATTAGTCATTGGCAAAGCGGGTAAACATTCCTTGATTATACGTGCTATGAACGCGATTTTTGACACTGCCATCAATCAGTAAATAATTGGGGCGCCCAAAATGAAAGGCATCCAAACGTTCAGTCCAATCACTCATGTAATTCCAGTAAGACCAAGTCATATCGGCTCGCGACCATCCATGAGCATAATTAATGCTTTCCCACAGCTCAGTTAAAAGTAGTGTATCTGAGGCAATTTCGCTATAGCTCACTGTATTATAAGTCGCCATGCGAGTCACACCATTACAGTCACTATCATCTTTTGGCGTAGATGTACCTTCGAAGGTGATCGAAGTCCCCGTATTCATCGAGTAACTGCGCGTCTTTCTATCATTCGATCTTTCTATTTTATCTTGTGCACAAGAAAAAATTGCATCACTCATGCCATAGTCTTCACTCAATTGCTTAGAATAAGTAATGCTACCACTCACCGCTGCCGTCACCACGTGACTATCATTATCATCTCCGTAGATATACATGCTAGTGCCAATTTGCTTCATGTTACTGACGCAAACACTTTTCTGAGCTGAGAGTCTTGCCTTGCCTAAAGCTGGCAGTAGCATCGATGTCAATATCCCTATAATCGCCACTACGACAAGGAGTTCTAAGAGTGTAAACTTTTTCATTGCGGGCCTCTTTGGTCTTAATTAAAGTATAGGTTCATACTTTTTATTACGCAAGTAAAAATGGGAACTGACAAATTTTTGCAAAAAAATCATTTTATTTTATACCTCAGCTCAGGTAAATCCGTTTTGACGGCCTTTTCTTGACTCGCATCCAGCTTTAAAAGTTTGAGCTTTTCGAGCCCCGCAAAGCCCTTTAGGTTTTTGATCCGTGTGTTGGCTATATTGATTTCTTCGAGCTCAGGCATACCTGAAAATTGATAGGAATCATTGCTACTCGTCAGACTTATATCGAGTTTTTTCAAAGTTTTGATTTCTAAGTTACCGGCTCCAAGCACCCCCGTTTGACTAAGTGATAATTCTTCTAACAAATCGCATTGATTGAGGCTCTCGGGGTAGATAATCCCACTATTTTTTAAACTCACTTTTATCGGTTTTAATAAATAAATCGGCCCCGGATTTTTCACTCCTCGTTCATTTTCTAGGATAACTTCCGTGCCATCTTCAAGTGGTTTGACAGTTACTTTCGGGAGGTGAGCTAAGCCGCGATTTTGAATTTTCAAATACCAGCGATAAGCCTGAATTTTTTCTTC
This window harbors:
- a CDS encoding endo-1,3-alpha-glucanase family glycosylhydrolase, translated to MRYLYILIAFWLCQACQQKQVQEATAQPKKAEPIKILSTQELLDLPMTDKKTLVAHFMTGDIDYDFGARPGGLSRNKSWYARNGEFAKFGGLNQVAPMDMFLFKRGERSLEQVVEQELRAAHVAGLEAFHFYYPEVIHQGFMKNYNEVVATFFKVAAEHYPDFKFTLCLSNANEGTQSEKIDRWSGSIRSLFQKVEGYDSWLKTPDGRVIFYLWNNDALADTMEHQPWLIDRFPERIAEVAKAHDDLAIKIGVKAAFMYDLRFPANHNLTKKVLEHFPGVWSWTDNTKHLDDFRKIKLLCDQQKRDFCLTVYPDYYTSKLYWKDRSKGHGMLHYYELKQAQIHEVERHYQNCGLSALYRKLFDFAIEQDLQWISLATWNDFPEGHHIAPELNHNFAPMVLMDFYRNEWRKSGRKIEESLSVFYKKYTHDVQAKYNIKVYTKKSMGPEVLEDYIEVVSILQKPGDIFINGTFVARVQAGLQSTKIPSGIGQVNVQVKRQGEVVLKLIPPQKITDQAFRTDRLTYMYSTRFSEYFTKIYGEQLSEPQINDFVLE
- a CDS encoding alpha/beta hydrolase, whose protein sequence is MKIIYVFLVLLTTQLTASDYKTLYNLSYYDKLEKDAYIQERCVLDLYYPTKEKNFSTIVWFHGGGLTAGKKKVPEGLLKQGMAVVAVNYRLSPKVKVRQCIEDAASAVAWTFKNIEKLGGAKDKIFLSGHSAGGYLVGMVGLDKSYLEKHQINADEIAGLIPFSGHTITHFTARKEMGISGKQPLIDDLAPLYHVRKEAPPLLLITGDRELEMLGRYEENAYMYRMMKVVGHKETKILELDGYGHGMVEPAIPLLIKEVRARSKDKK
- a CDS encoding type II secretion system protein, which produces MKKFTLLELLVVVAIIGILTSMLLPALGKARLSAQKSVCVSNMKQIGTSMYIYGDDNDSHVVTAAVSGSITYSKQLSEDYGMSDAIFSCAQDKIERSNDRKTRSYSMNTGTSITFEGTSTPKDDSDCNGVTRMATYNTVSYSEIASDTLLLTELWESINYAHGWSRADMTWSYWNYMSDWTERLDAFHFGRPNYLLIDGSVKNRVHSTYNQGMFTRFAND